The following coding sequences lie in one Gorilla gorilla gorilla isolate KB3781 chromosome 5, NHGRI_mGorGor1-v2.1_pri, whole genome shotgun sequence genomic window:
- the MRPL2 gene encoding large ribosomal subunit protein uL2m isoform X3 — protein sequence MALWALTRALRSLNLGPPTVAAPAPSLFPAAQMMNNGLLQQPSALMLLPCRPILTSVALNANFVSWKSRTKYTITPVKMRKSGGRDHTGQIRVHGIGGGHKQRYRMIDFLRFRPEETKSGPFEEKVIQVRYDPCRSADIALVAGGSRKRWIIATENMQAGDTILNSNHIGRMAVAAREGDAHPLGALPVGTLINNVESEPGRGAQYIRAAGAGNVRSNSRPSIQR from the exons ATGGCCCTGTGGGCACTGACCCGCGCTCTGCGCTCTCTGAACCTGGGGCCCCCGACCGTCGCCGCCCCTGCCCCGAGTCTGTTCCCCGCCGCCCAG ATGATGAACAATGGCCTCCTCCAACAGCCCTCTGCCTTGATGTTGCTCCCTTGCCGCCCAATTCTTACTTCTGTGGCCCTTAATGCCAACTTTGTGTCCTGGAAGAGTCGTACCAAGTACACCATTACACCAGTGAAGATGAGGAAGTCTGGGGGCCGAGACCACACAG GCCAAATCCGGGTGCATGGTATTGGCGGGGGCCACAAGCAACGTTATCGAATGATTGACTTTCTGCGTTTCCGGCCTGAGGAGACCAAGTCAGGACCCTTTGAGGAGAAAGTTATCCAAGTCCGCTATGATCCCTGTAG GTCAGCAGACATAGCTCTGGTTGCTGGGGGCAGCCGGAAACGCTGGATCATCGCCACAGAAAACATGCAGGCTGGAGATACAATCTTGAACTCTAACCACATAGGCCGAATGGCAG TTGCTGCTCGGGAAGGGGATGCACATCCTCTTGGGGCTCTGCCTGTGGGGACCCTCATCAACAACGTGGAAAGTGAGCCAGGCCGGGGTGCCCAATATATCCGAGCTGCAG GTGCTGGAAACGTGCGTAGCAACAGTAGGCCGAGTATCCAACGTTGA
- the MRPL2 gene encoding large ribosomal subunit protein uL2m isoform X2 has product MMNNGLLQQPSALMLLPCRPILTSVALNANFVSWKSRTKYTITPVKMRKSGGRDHTGQIRVHGIGGGHKQRYRMIDFLRFRPEETKSGPFEEKVIQVRYDPCRSADIALVAGGSRKRWIIATENMQAGDTILNSNHIGRMAVAAREGDAHPLGALPVGTLINNVESEPGRGAQYIRAAGTCGVLLRKVNGTAIIQLPSKRQMQVLETCVATVGRVSNVDHNKRVIGKAGRNRWLGKRPNSGRWHRKGGWAGRKIRPLPPMKSYVKLPSAAAQS; this is encoded by the exons ATGATGAACAATGGCCTCCTCCAACAGCCCTCTGCCTTGATGTTGCTCCCTTGCCGCCCAATTCTTACTTCTGTGGCCCTTAATGCCAACTTTGTGTCCTGGAAGAGTCGTACCAAGTACACCATTACACCAGTGAAGATGAGGAAGTCTGGGGGCCGAGACCACACAG GCCAAATCCGGGTGCATGGTATTGGCGGGGGCCACAAGCAACGTTATCGAATGATTGACTTTCTGCGTTTCCGGCCTGAGGAGACCAAGTCAGGACCCTTTGAGGAGAAAGTTATCCAAGTCCGCTATGATCCCTGTAG GTCAGCAGACATAGCTCTGGTTGCTGGGGGCAGCCGGAAACGCTGGATCATCGCCACAGAAAACATGCAGGCTGGAGATACAATCTTGAACTCTAACCACATAGGCCGAATGGCAG TTGCTGCTCGGGAAGGGGATGCACATCCTCTTGGGGCTCTGCCTGTGGGGACCCTCATCAACAACGTGGAAAGTGAGCCAGGCCGGGGTGCCCAATATATCCGAGCTGCAG GGACGTGTGGTGTGCTACTGCGGAAGGTGAATGGCACAGCCATTATCCAGCTGCCCTCTAAGAGGCAGATGCAG GTGCTGGAAACGTGCGTAGCAACAGTAGGCCGAGTATCCAACGTTGATCATAACAAACGGGTCATTGGCAAGGCAGGTCGCAACCGCTGGCTGGGCAAGAGGCCTAACAGTGGGCGGTGGCACCGCAAGGGGGGCTGGGCTGGCCGAAAGATTCGGCCACTACCCCCCATGAAGAGTTACGTGAAGCTGCCTTCTGCTGCTGCCCAAAGCTGA
- the KLC4 gene encoding kinesin light chain 4 isoform X3, whose translation MLALASHLSTVESEKQKLRAQVRRLCQENQWLRDELAGTQQRLQRSEQAVAQLEEEKKHLEFLGQLRQYDEDGHTSEEKEGDATKDSLDDLFPNEEEEDPSNGLSRGQGATAAQQGGYEIPARLRTLHNLVIQYAAQGRYEVAVPLCKQALEDLERTSGRGHPDVATMLNILALVYRDQNKYKEAAHLLNDALSIRESTLGPDHPAVAATLNNLAVLYGKRGKYKEAEPLCQRALEIREKVLGTNHPDVAKQLNNLALLCQNQGKYEAVERYYQRALAIYEGQLGPDNPNVARTKNNLASCYLKQGKYAEAETLYKEILTRAHVQEFGSVDDDHKPIWMHAEEREEMSKSRHHEGGTPYAEYGGWYKACKVSSPTVNTTLRNLGALYRRQGKLEAAETLEECALRSRRQGTDPISQTKVAELLGESDGRRTSQEGPGDSVKFEGGEDASVAVEWSGDGSGTLQRSGSLGKIRDVLRRSSELLVRKLQGTEPRPSSSNMKRAASLNYLNQPSAAPLQVSRGLSASTMDLSSSS comes from the exons ATGCTGGCTCTAGCCAGCCACCTGAGCACAGTGGAGTCGGAGAAACAGAAGCTGCGGGCTCAGGTGCGGCGGCTATGCCAGGAGAACCAGTGGCTGCGGGATGAGCTGGCTGGCACCCAGCAGCGGCTACAGCGCAGTGAACAGGCTGTGGCTCAgctggaggaggaaaagaagcacCTAGAGTTCCTGGGGCAGCTGCGGCAGTATGATGAGGATGGACATACCTCG gaggagaaagaaggcGATGCCACCAAGGATTCCCTGGATGACCTCTTTCCtaatgaggaggaagaggatcccAGCAATGGCT TGTCCCGTGGTCAAGGTGCTACAGCAGCTCAGCAGGGTGGATATGAGATCCCAGCAAGGTTGCGGACGTTGCACAACCTGGTGATCCAGTACGCAGCCCAAGGTCGCTATGAGGTGGCCGTGCCACTCTGTAAGCAGGCACTAGAGGACCTGGAGCGCACATCAGGCCGTGGCCACCCTGATGTCGCCACCATGCTCAACATCCTTGCTTTGGTGTATCG TGACCAGAATAAGTATAAGGAAGCTGCCCACCTGCTGAATGATGCCCTTAGCATCCGGGAGAGCACCTTGGGACCTGACCATCCTGCT GTGGCTGCCACACTCAACAATTTGGCTGTGCTCTATGGCAAAAGGGGCAAGTACAAGGAGGCAGAGCCTCTGTGCCAGCGGGCACTGGAGATTCGAGAAAAG GTCCTGGGCACGAATCATCCAGATGTGGCAAAACAGCTGAACAACCTGGCCCTCTTGTGCCAAAACCAGGGCAAGTATGAGGCCGTGGAACGCTACTACCAGCGAGCACTGGCCATCTACGAGGGGCAGCTGGGGCCGGACAACCCTAATGTAGCCCGGACCAAGAACAACCTG GCTTCCTGTTACCTGAAACAGGGCAAATATGCTGAGGCTGAGACACTATACAAAGAGATCCTGACCCGTGCCCATGTACAGGAGTTTGGGTCTGTGGATG ATGACCACAAGCCCATCTGGATGCATGCAGAGGAGCGGGAGGAAATGAGCAAA AGCCGGCACCATGAGGGTGGGACACCCTATGCTGAGTATGGAGGCTGGTACAAGGCCTGCAAAGTGAGCAG CCCCACAGTGAACACTACTCTGAGAAACCTGGGAGCTCTGTATAGGCGCCAGGGAAAGCTGGAGGCCGCTGAGACCCTGGAGGAATGTGCCCTGCGGTCCCGGAGACAG gGCACTGACCCTATCAGCCAGACCAAGGTGGCAGAGCTGCTTGGGGAGAGTGACGGTAGAAGGACCTCCCAGGAGGGCCCTGGAGACAGTGTGAAATTCGAGGGAGGTGAAGATGCTTCTGTGGCTGTGGAGTGGTCCGGG GATGGCAGTGGGACCCTGCAGAGGAGTGGCTCTCTTGGCAAGATCCGGGATGTGCTCCGCAGAAGCAGTGAACTCTTGGTGAGGAAGCTCCAGGGAACTGAGCCTCGGCCCTCCAG CAGCAACATGAAGCGAGCAGCCTCCTTGAACTATCTGAACCAACCTAGTGCAGCACCCCTCCAG GTCTCCCGGGGCCTCAGTGCCAGCACCATGGACCTCTCTTCAAGCAGCTGA
- the MRPL2 gene encoding large ribosomal subunit protein uL2m isoform X1 produces the protein MALWALTRALRSLNLGPPTVAAPAPSLFPAAQMMNNGLLQQPSALMLLPCRPILTSVALNANFVSWKSRTKYTITPVKMRKSGGRDHTGQIRVHGIGGGHKQRYRMIDFLRFRPEETKSGPFEEKVIQVRYDPCRSADIALVAGGSRKRWIIATENMQAGDTILNSNHIGRMAVAAREGDAHPLGALPVGTLINNVESEPGRGAQYIRAAGTCGVLLRKVNGTAIIQLPSKRQMQVLETCVATVGRVSNVDHNKRVIGKAGRNRWLGKRPNSGRWHRKGGWAGRKIRPLPPMKSYVKLPSAAAQS, from the exons ATGGCCCTGTGGGCACTGACCCGCGCTCTGCGCTCTCTGAACCTGGGGCCCCCGACCGTCGCCGCCCCTGCCCCGAGTCTGTTCCCCGCCGCCCAG ATGATGAACAATGGCCTCCTCCAACAGCCCTCTGCCTTGATGTTGCTCCCTTGCCGCCCAATTCTTACTTCTGTGGCCCTTAATGCCAACTTTGTGTCCTGGAAGAGTCGTACCAAGTACACCATTACACCAGTGAAGATGAGGAAGTCTGGGGGCCGAGACCACACAG GCCAAATCCGGGTGCATGGTATTGGCGGGGGCCACAAGCAACGTTATCGAATGATTGACTTTCTGCGTTTCCGGCCTGAGGAGACCAAGTCAGGACCCTTTGAGGAGAAAGTTATCCAAGTCCGCTATGATCCCTGTAG GTCAGCAGACATAGCTCTGGTTGCTGGGGGCAGCCGGAAACGCTGGATCATCGCCACAGAAAACATGCAGGCTGGAGATACAATCTTGAACTCTAACCACATAGGCCGAATGGCAG TTGCTGCTCGGGAAGGGGATGCACATCCTCTTGGGGCTCTGCCTGTGGGGACCCTCATCAACAACGTGGAAAGTGAGCCAGGCCGGGGTGCCCAATATATCCGAGCTGCAG GGACGTGTGGTGTGCTACTGCGGAAGGTGAATGGCACAGCCATTATCCAGCTGCCCTCTAAGAGGCAGATGCAG GTGCTGGAAACGTGCGTAGCAACAGTAGGCCGAGTATCCAACGTTGATCATAACAAACGGGTCATTGGCAAGGCAGGTCGCAACCGCTGGCTGGGCAAGAGGCCTAACAGTGGGCGGTGGCACCGCAAGGGGGGCTGGGCTGGCCGAAAGATTCGGCCACTACCCCCCATGAAGAGTTACGTGAAGCTGCCTTCTGCTGCTGCCCAAAGCTGA
- the KLC4 gene encoding kinesin light chain 4 isoform X1 has translation MEVTGFGVTRPGKVPQARMSGLVLGQRDEPAGHRLSQEEILGSTRLVSQGLEALRSEHQAVLQSLSQTIECLQQGGHEEGLVHEKARQLRRSMENIELGLSEAQVMLALASHLSTVESEKQKLRAQVRRLCQENQWLRDELAGTQQRLQRSEQAVAQLEEEKKHLEFLGQLRQYDEDGHTSEEKEGDATKDSLDDLFPNEEEEDPSNGLSRGQGATAAQQGGYEIPARLRTLHNLVIQYAAQGRYEVAVPLCKQALEDLERTSGRGHPDVATMLNILALVYRDQNKYKEAAHLLNDALSIRESTLGPDHPAVAATLNNLAVLYGKRGKYKEAEPLCQRALEIREKVLGTNHPDVAKQLNNLALLCQNQGKYEAVERYYQRALAIYEGQLGPDNPNVARTKNNLASCYLKQGKYAEAETLYKEILTRAHVQEFGSVDDDHKPIWMHAEEREEMSKSRHHEGGTPYAEYGGWYKACKVSSPTVNTTLRNLGALYRRQGKLEAAETLEECALRSRRQGTDPISQTKVAELLGESDGRRTSQEGPGDSVKFEGGEDASVAVEWSGDGSGTLQRSGSLGKIRDVLRRSSELLVRKLQGTEPRPSSSNMKRAASLNYLNQPSAAPLQVSRGLSASTMDLSSSS, from the exons ATGGAAGTGACTGGGTTTGGAGTGACCAG ACCGGGCAAGGTCCCCCAGGCCAGGATGTCAGGCCTGGTGTTGGGGCAGCGGGATGAGCCTGCAGGCCACCGGCTCAGCCAAGAGGAGATCCTGGGGAGCACACGGCTGGTCAGCCAAGGGCTAGAGGCCCTACGCAGTGAACACCAGGCCGTGCTGCAAAGCCTGTCCCAGaccattgagtgtctgcagcagGGAGGCCATGAGGAAGGGCTGGTGCATGAGAAGGCCCGGCAGCTTCGCCGTTCTATGGAAAACATTGAGCTCGGGCTGAGTGAGGCCCAG GTGATGCTGGCTCTAGCCAGCCACCTGAGCACAGTGGAGTCGGAGAAACAGAAGCTGCGGGCTCAGGTGCGGCGGCTATGCCAGGAGAACCAGTGGCTGCGGGATGAGCTGGCTGGCACCCAGCAGCGGCTACAGCGCAGTGAACAGGCTGTGGCTCAgctggaggaggaaaagaagcacCTAGAGTTCCTGGGGCAGCTGCGGCAGTATGATGAGGATGGACATACCTCG gaggagaaagaaggcGATGCCACCAAGGATTCCCTGGATGACCTCTTTCCtaatgaggaggaagaggatcccAGCAATGGCT TGTCCCGTGGTCAAGGTGCTACAGCAGCTCAGCAGGGTGGATATGAGATCCCAGCAAGGTTGCGGACGTTGCACAACCTGGTGATCCAGTACGCAGCCCAAGGTCGCTATGAGGTGGCCGTGCCACTCTGTAAGCAGGCACTAGAGGACCTGGAGCGCACATCAGGCCGTGGCCACCCTGATGTCGCCACCATGCTCAACATCCTTGCTTTGGTGTATCG TGACCAGAATAAGTATAAGGAAGCTGCCCACCTGCTGAATGATGCCCTTAGCATCCGGGAGAGCACCTTGGGACCTGACCATCCTGCT GTGGCTGCCACACTCAACAATTTGGCTGTGCTCTATGGCAAAAGGGGCAAGTACAAGGAGGCAGAGCCTCTGTGCCAGCGGGCACTGGAGATTCGAGAAAAG GTCCTGGGCACGAATCATCCAGATGTGGCAAAACAGCTGAACAACCTGGCCCTCTTGTGCCAAAACCAGGGCAAGTATGAGGCCGTGGAACGCTACTACCAGCGAGCACTGGCCATCTACGAGGGGCAGCTGGGGCCGGACAACCCTAATGTAGCCCGGACCAAGAACAACCTG GCTTCCTGTTACCTGAAACAGGGCAAATATGCTGAGGCTGAGACACTATACAAAGAGATCCTGACCCGTGCCCATGTACAGGAGTTTGGGTCTGTGGATG ATGACCACAAGCCCATCTGGATGCATGCAGAGGAGCGGGAGGAAATGAGCAAA AGCCGGCACCATGAGGGTGGGACACCCTATGCTGAGTATGGAGGCTGGTACAAGGCCTGCAAAGTGAGCAG CCCCACAGTGAACACTACTCTGAGAAACCTGGGAGCTCTGTATAGGCGCCAGGGAAAGCTGGAGGCCGCTGAGACCCTGGAGGAATGTGCCCTGCGGTCCCGGAGACAG gGCACTGACCCTATCAGCCAGACCAAGGTGGCAGAGCTGCTTGGGGAGAGTGACGGTAGAAGGACCTCCCAGGAGGGCCCTGGAGACAGTGTGAAATTCGAGGGAGGTGAAGATGCTTCTGTGGCTGTGGAGTGGTCCGGG GATGGCAGTGGGACCCTGCAGAGGAGTGGCTCTCTTGGCAAGATCCGGGATGTGCTCCGCAGAAGCAGTGAACTCTTGGTGAGGAAGCTCCAGGGAACTGAGCCTCGGCCCTCCAG CAGCAACATGAAGCGAGCAGCCTCCTTGAACTATCTGAACCAACCTAGTGCAGCACCCCTCCAG GTCTCCCGGGGCCTCAGTGCCAGCACCATGGACCTCTCTTCAAGCAGCTGA
- the KLC4 gene encoding kinesin light chain 4 isoform X2, whose product MSGLVLGQRDEPAGHRLSQEEILGSTRLVSQGLEALRSEHQAVLQSLSQTIECLQQGGHEEGLVHEKARQLRRSMENIELGLSEAQVMLALASHLSTVESEKQKLRAQVRRLCQENQWLRDELAGTQQRLQRSEQAVAQLEEEKKHLEFLGQLRQYDEDGHTSEEKEGDATKDSLDDLFPNEEEEDPSNGLSRGQGATAAQQGGYEIPARLRTLHNLVIQYAAQGRYEVAVPLCKQALEDLERTSGRGHPDVATMLNILALVYRDQNKYKEAAHLLNDALSIRESTLGPDHPAVAATLNNLAVLYGKRGKYKEAEPLCQRALEIREKVLGTNHPDVAKQLNNLALLCQNQGKYEAVERYYQRALAIYEGQLGPDNPNVARTKNNLASCYLKQGKYAEAETLYKEILTRAHVQEFGSVDDDHKPIWMHAEEREEMSKSRHHEGGTPYAEYGGWYKACKVSSPTVNTTLRNLGALYRRQGKLEAAETLEECALRSRRQGTDPISQTKVAELLGESDGRRTSQEGPGDSVKFEGGEDASVAVEWSGDGSGTLQRSGSLGKIRDVLRRSSELLVRKLQGTEPRPSSSNMKRAASLNYLNQPSAAPLQVSRGLSASTMDLSSSS is encoded by the exons ATGTCAGGCCTGGTGTTGGGGCAGCGGGATGAGCCTGCAGGCCACCGGCTCAGCCAAGAGGAGATCCTGGGGAGCACACGGCTGGTCAGCCAAGGGCTAGAGGCCCTACGCAGTGAACACCAGGCCGTGCTGCAAAGCCTGTCCCAGaccattgagtgtctgcagcagGGAGGCCATGAGGAAGGGCTGGTGCATGAGAAGGCCCGGCAGCTTCGCCGTTCTATGGAAAACATTGAGCTCGGGCTGAGTGAGGCCCAG GTGATGCTGGCTCTAGCCAGCCACCTGAGCACAGTGGAGTCGGAGAAACAGAAGCTGCGGGCTCAGGTGCGGCGGCTATGCCAGGAGAACCAGTGGCTGCGGGATGAGCTGGCTGGCACCCAGCAGCGGCTACAGCGCAGTGAACAGGCTGTGGCTCAgctggaggaggaaaagaagcacCTAGAGTTCCTGGGGCAGCTGCGGCAGTATGATGAGGATGGACATACCTCG gaggagaaagaaggcGATGCCACCAAGGATTCCCTGGATGACCTCTTTCCtaatgaggaggaagaggatcccAGCAATGGCT TGTCCCGTGGTCAAGGTGCTACAGCAGCTCAGCAGGGTGGATATGAGATCCCAGCAAGGTTGCGGACGTTGCACAACCTGGTGATCCAGTACGCAGCCCAAGGTCGCTATGAGGTGGCCGTGCCACTCTGTAAGCAGGCACTAGAGGACCTGGAGCGCACATCAGGCCGTGGCCACCCTGATGTCGCCACCATGCTCAACATCCTTGCTTTGGTGTATCG TGACCAGAATAAGTATAAGGAAGCTGCCCACCTGCTGAATGATGCCCTTAGCATCCGGGAGAGCACCTTGGGACCTGACCATCCTGCT GTGGCTGCCACACTCAACAATTTGGCTGTGCTCTATGGCAAAAGGGGCAAGTACAAGGAGGCAGAGCCTCTGTGCCAGCGGGCACTGGAGATTCGAGAAAAG GTCCTGGGCACGAATCATCCAGATGTGGCAAAACAGCTGAACAACCTGGCCCTCTTGTGCCAAAACCAGGGCAAGTATGAGGCCGTGGAACGCTACTACCAGCGAGCACTGGCCATCTACGAGGGGCAGCTGGGGCCGGACAACCCTAATGTAGCCCGGACCAAGAACAACCTG GCTTCCTGTTACCTGAAACAGGGCAAATATGCTGAGGCTGAGACACTATACAAAGAGATCCTGACCCGTGCCCATGTACAGGAGTTTGGGTCTGTGGATG ATGACCACAAGCCCATCTGGATGCATGCAGAGGAGCGGGAGGAAATGAGCAAA AGCCGGCACCATGAGGGTGGGACACCCTATGCTGAGTATGGAGGCTGGTACAAGGCCTGCAAAGTGAGCAG CCCCACAGTGAACACTACTCTGAGAAACCTGGGAGCTCTGTATAGGCGCCAGGGAAAGCTGGAGGCCGCTGAGACCCTGGAGGAATGTGCCCTGCGGTCCCGGAGACAG gGCACTGACCCTATCAGCCAGACCAAGGTGGCAGAGCTGCTTGGGGAGAGTGACGGTAGAAGGACCTCCCAGGAGGGCCCTGGAGACAGTGTGAAATTCGAGGGAGGTGAAGATGCTTCTGTGGCTGTGGAGTGGTCCGGG GATGGCAGTGGGACCCTGCAGAGGAGTGGCTCTCTTGGCAAGATCCGGGATGTGCTCCGCAGAAGCAGTGAACTCTTGGTGAGGAAGCTCCAGGGAACTGAGCCTCGGCCCTCCAG CAGCAACATGAAGCGAGCAGCCTCCTTGAACTATCTGAACCAACCTAGTGCAGCACCCCTCCAG GTCTCCCGGGGCCTCAGTGCCAGCACCATGGACCTCTCTTCAAGCAGCTGA